The following DNA comes from Gottschalkia purinilytica.
AACTTCAGTATCTAAAACTATTACATTTATGTTTTCTCCTGAAGCTAACACATGATCTAGTCCGCCATAACCGATATCATATGCCCATCCGTCTCCTCCGACGATCCATGTTGATTTCTTAATTAGATAGTCTTTCTTTTCTTCTACTTCTTTTAATATTTCTTTAGCTCTTTCATCTTTTATATCATTGTTAGATAGTATATAAAGTATCTTAGCTGTAGCTGCTTTTGAAGCATCAGCATCTTCTTTTCCTTCTATCCATGATTTAAATGCTTCTTTTACTTCGTCTGAAACATCTAGTGTAAGAATTTCATTGCTTAAATCTTCTATTCTATTTCTCATTTGTTTGATTGCTATTGCTATACCATATCCAAACTCAGCGTTGTCTTCAAATAAAGAGTTAGCCCAAGCAGGTCCTTTTCCTTCTGCATTTTTACAGTATGAAGTTGAAGGTGCTGATCCTCCCCAAATTGATGAACAACCTGTAGCATTAGCTATAACCATTCTATCTCCGTATAGTTGAGTTATAGTCTTAATGTATGCAGTTTCTCCACAACCTGCACAAGCCCCTGAGAATTCAAGAAGTGGTTGAGCAAATTGACTACCTTTTACAGTATTTAATGACATTAAGTCATCTTTAATACTAACTTTATTTACTGTGTATTCCCAATTCTCTGCTTCTAATTCAACTTGTTCTTCAGCTGGTTTCATTATTAATGCTTTTTCCTTAGCTGGACAAATGTCAGCACAGTTTCCGCATCCTGTACAGTCTAAAGGTGATACTTGCATACGATATTCTAATCCTTCAAGACCTTTTCCTAATGCTTTCTTAGTTTTTAATCCTTCAGGAGCATTAGCTCTTTCTTCTTCGTTTAATAAGAATGGTCTTATAGTTGCGTGTGGACAAATAAATGAACATTGGTTACATTGAATACACTTATCTATTTGCCATTCTGGTACAGTAACAGCTATTCCACGTTTTTCATAAGCAGTAGTTCCATTAGGGAATCTACCATCTTCTGCTCCTACAAATGTACTTACTGGAAGATTATCGCCTTCCTGTCTACTTATAGGCTCTAGTACATTTTTAATAAAGTCTGGTTTATTATCATCTTCAACCTTCTCTTCATTTTCACTTAAAGATGCCCAGCTTGATGGTACATCAACTTTAACTAATGCATTTAACCCTTTATCAACTGCTTCGTAATTCATTTGTACTACTTTATCGCCTTTTTTACCATATGCTTTAACTATTGCATCTTTTAGATATTTAACTGCATCTTCTATTTCTATAACATTAGCTAGTTTGAAGAATGCAGATTGCATTACCATGTTAATTCTGTTTCCTAGTCCTATCTCTCCTGCTATGTCTGTAGCATTTATAATATATAGATTAATGTTATTTTCAGCTATATATTTCTTTAAGCTATTTGGTAATTTTTCGTCTAATTCATCAGCTGACCATAAGCAGTTTAATAAGAATGTTCCTCCCTGCTTTAGTCCTTTTAATAAATCATATTGATTAACATATGCTTGGTTTGAGCATGAAATAAAGTCTGCTTCTTCAACCAAGTAAGTTGATCTTATAGGTTGTTTACCAAATCTTAAGTGAGATATAGTTACCCCTCCAGACTTCTTAGAGTCATATGAGAAGTAAGCTTGAGCATACATATCAGTGTTATCTCCGATGATCTTAATAGCACTTTTATTAGCTCCAACAGTACCGTCTGATCCTAATCCCCAGAACTTACATCTGATAGTTCCTTCTGGTTCTGTTTTTATTGAATCTTTTATTTCTAATGATTTATTAGTTACGTCATCATTTATTCCTATTGTAAAGTCATTAGCTGGTTTTTCTGATTTTAAGTTATCAAATACAGCTTTTATTTGTGATGGAGTAGTGTCTTTTGAACCTAGCCCGTATATTCCTCCTACTACAAGTGGAGCGTTTTCCTCATCATAGAATAAAGAACGTACATCTAGATAAAGTGGTTGACCTATTGCTCCTGGTTCTTTAGTTCTATCTAATACAGCTATTTTCTTAACTGTTTTAGGTAATACATCAAAGAAATATTTAGAAGAGAAAGGTCTATATAAGCGAACTTTTATTAGTCCTACTTTTTCTCCTTTTGCAACTAAATAATCTATAGTTTCTTCTATAGTTTCATTTACGGAACCCATAGATACTATTATATTTTCTGCATCTTCAGCTCCATAGTAGTTAAATGGTTTATAATCTCTTCCTGTTATTTTGTTGATTTCTTTCATATAGTCATTTACTATATCTGGAACTGCGTCATAGAATTTATTTGAAGCTTCTCTAGCTTGGAAAAATATATCAGGGTTTTGAGCAGTACCTTTTGTAACAGGATGTTCTGGATTCAATGCTCTGTTTCTGAATTCGTTTATAGCCTCATAGTCGACTAATTTAGCAAAGTCATCATACTCTATTACTTCTATTTTTTGAATTTCGTGTGAAGTTCTAAATCCGTCAAAGAAATGTAAAAACGGTATTTTAGATTTGATAGTTGCTAAGTGTGCTACACCAGCTAAGTCCATACTTTCTTGAACACTACCTGATGCTAATAAAGCAAACCCTGTTTGTCTAGCAGACATAACGTCTTGGTGATCACCAAATATAGATAGTGCATGACTTGCTAAAGCTCTAGCACTTACGTGGAATACACTTGGAAGTAATTCACCTGCTATTTTATACATATTTGGAATCATTAGTAATAAACCTTGTGAAGCTGTATAGGTAGTAGTTAAGGCACCTGCTGATAATGATCCATGAACTGTCCCTGCTGCTCCAGCTTCTGATTGCATTTCAACAACTTTGACTGTTTGTCCAAAGATGTTTTTCTTTCCACTAGCTGCCCATTCATCAACTACTTCTGCCATATTAGAAGATGGAGTTATAGGATATATACCTGCTACTTCTGTGAATGCATATGATACGTATGCCGCTGCAGTATTACCATCCATCGTCTTCATTATTTTTGTCATATAAAAGAACCTCCTTAAAAGTTCAAACCTTTTACATATTACATACTGTATACAATATCTTTTTATACCTTAAGTATAGTAAACCTTATGATTAAAGTCAATAAGTATAAATCAAAATATACCCTTATATAGTATTTAAAAATACAATAATTCCTAAAGAGCTATAAAATTATTTTATATACTATATTTTAGGCGTAGATTCAGAATCTAAAAATCTTATTTTTTCTTTTGTCTTTAGATAATTTATAAATTTTTCTGGTGATAAATTCATTATTAAATTTGGTGGCATTTCTACTTTTTGTAATACTTCCATAGCTTTTTCACATCTTCCCACATCAAAGGCTATATGTGAGTCACT
Coding sequences within:
- the nifJ gene encoding pyruvate:ferredoxin (flavodoxin) oxidoreductase; this translates as MTKIMKTMDGNTAAAYVSYAFTEVAGIYPITPSSNMAEVVDEWAASGKKNIFGQTVKVVEMQSEAGAAGTVHGSLSAGALTTTYTASQGLLLMIPNMYKIAGELLPSVFHVSARALASHALSIFGDHQDVMSARQTGFALLASGSVQESMDLAGVAHLATIKSKIPFLHFFDGFRTSHEIQKIEVIEYDDFAKLVDYEAINEFRNRALNPEHPVTKGTAQNPDIFFQAREASNKFYDAVPDIVNDYMKEINKITGRDYKPFNYYGAEDAENIIVSMGSVNETIEETIDYLVAKGEKVGLIKVRLYRPFSSKYFFDVLPKTVKKIAVLDRTKEPGAIGQPLYLDVRSLFYDEENAPLVVGGIYGLGSKDTTPSQIKAVFDNLKSEKPANDFTIGINDDVTNKSLEIKDSIKTEPEGTIRCKFWGLGSDGTVGANKSAIKIIGDNTDMYAQAYFSYDSKKSGGVTISHLRFGKQPIRSTYLVEEADFISCSNQAYVNQYDLLKGLKQGGTFLLNCLWSADELDEKLPNSLKKYIAENNINLYIINATDIAGEIGLGNRINMVMQSAFFKLANVIEIEDAVKYLKDAIVKAYGKKGDKVVQMNYEAVDKGLNALVKVDVPSSWASLSENEEKVEDDNKPDFIKNVLEPISRQEGDNLPVSTFVGAEDGRFPNGTTAYEKRGIAVTVPEWQIDKCIQCNQCSFICPHATIRPFLLNEEERANAPEGLKTKKALGKGLEGLEYRMQVSPLDCTGCGNCADICPAKEKALIMKPAEEQVELEAENWEYTVNKVSIKDDLMSLNTVKGSQFAQPLLEFSGACAGCGETAYIKTITQLYGDRMVIANATGCSSIWGGSAPSTSYCKNAEGKGPAWANSLFEDNAEFGYGIAIAIKQMRNRIEDLSNEILTLDVSDEVKEAFKSWIEGKEDADASKAATAKILYILSNNDIKDERAKEILKEVEEKKDYLIKKSTWIVGGDGWAYDIGYGGLDHVLASGENINVIVLDTEVYSNTGGQSSKSTPTAAVAKFAASGKKVKKKDLGMIAASYGYVYVAQVAMGADKNQFMKALVEAEKYDGPSLIIAYAPCIAHGIREGMGRTVAQEKKAVDSGYWHLYRHNPELKDQGKNPFVLDSKEPKGSFKDFIKSEVRYTSLAKMFPEAAEALFEKAEKEAKERYELYKSMAEKSN